One stretch of Nycticebus coucang isolate mNycCou1 chromosome 7, mNycCou1.pri, whole genome shotgun sequence DNA includes these proteins:
- the LOC128590264 gene encoding pyruvate dehydrogenase (acetyl-transferring) kinase isozyme 3, mitochondrial-like: MRLFRWLLKQPVPKQIERYSRFSPSPLSIKQFLDFGRENACEKTSYMFLRKELPVRLANTMREVNLLPDNLLNRPSVGLVQSWYMQSFLELLEYENKSPEEPQVLDNFLQVLIKVRNRHNDVVPTMAQGVIEYKEKFGFDPFISSNIQYFLDRFYTNRISFRMLINQHTLLFGDDTNPAHPKHIGSIDPTCNVADVVKDAYETAKMLCEQYYLVAPELEVKEFNAKAPDKPIQVVYVPSHLFHMLFELFKNSMRATVELHEDGKEGYPAVKTLVTLGKEDLSIKISDLGGGVPLRKIDRLFNYMYSTAPRPSLEPTRAAPLAGFGYGLPISRLYARYFQGDLKLYSMEGVGTDAVIYLKALSSESFERLPVFNKSAWRHYKTTPEADDWSNPSREPKDASKYKAKQDKIQTNRTL; the protein is encoded by the coding sequence ATGCGGCTGTTCCGGTGGCTGCTGAAGCAGCCGGTGCCCAAGCAGATCGAGCGCTACTCGCGCTTTTCGCCATCGCCGCTCTCCATCAAACAGTTCCTGGACTTCGGGAGAGAAAACGCATGTGAGAAAACTTCATATATGTTTCTACGAAAGGAGCTTCCCGTACGCCTGGCTAACACCATGAGAGAAGTTAATCTTCTGCCAGATAATTTGCTTAACCGCCCTTCGGTGGGATTGGTTCAGAGTTGGTATATGCAGAGCTTTCTGGAACTTCTAGAATATGAAAATAAGAGCCCTGAGGAGCCACAGGTCTTGGATAACTTTCTACAAGTTCTGATTAAAGTCAGAAATAGGCACAATGATGTGGTTCCTACAATGGCACAAGGAGTGATTGAATACAAGGAGAAGTTTGGGTTTGACCCTTTCATTAGCAGTAACATTCAGTATTTTCTGGATCGATTTTATACCAACCGCATCTCTTTCCGCATGCTTATTAACCAGCACACACTTCTGTTTGGTGATGACACTAATCCTGCTCATCCTAAACACATAGGGAGTATTGATCCTACCTGTAACGTGGCTGACGTGGTGAAAGATGCATATGAAACCGCCAAGATGCTATGTGAACAGTATTACCTGGTAGCTCCAGAGCTGGAAGTCAAAGAATTCAATGCCAAAGCTCCAGACAAACCTATTCAGGTAGTTTATGTGCCCTCACATCTGTTTCACATGCTATTTGAGTTGTTCAAGAACTCAATGAGAGCAACAGTGGAACTCCATGAAGATGGAAAAGAAGGCTACCCGGCTGTTAAAACCCTTGTTACCTTGGGGAAAGAAGACTTATCCATTAAGATAAGTGACCTAGGCGGTGGTGTCCCACTTCGAAAAATAGATCGTCTTTTTAACTACATGTATTCAACTGCTCCTAGACCTAGCCTGGAGCCTACAAGAGCTGCCCCTTTGGCTGGATTTGGTTACGGTTTGCCAATTTCTCGTCTGTATGCTAGATATTTTCAGGGAGATTTAAAACTGTATTCCATGGAAGGAGTGGGTACAGATGCTGTCATTTATTTGAAGGCTCTTTCAAGTGAATCATTTGAGAGACTTCCAGTTTTTAATAAGTCTGCATGGCGTCATTACAAGACCACTCCTGAAGCTGACGATTGGAGCAATCCCAGCAGGGAACCTAAGGACGCTTCAAAATACAAAGCTAAACAGGACAAGATCCAGACTAATAGAACTTTGTAG
- the TSN gene encoding translin: MSVSEIFVELQGFLAAEQDIREEIRKVVQSLEQTAREILTLLQGVHQGAGFQDIPKRCLKAREHFGTVKTHLTSLKTKFPAEQYYRFHEHWRFVLQRLVFLAAFVVYLETETLVTREAVTEILGIEPDREKGFHLDVEDYLSGVLILASELSRLSVNSVTAGDYSRPLHISTFINELDSGFRLLNLKNDSLRKRYDGLKYDVKKVEEVVYDLSIRGFNKETAAACVEK; the protein is encoded by the exons ATGTCTGTGAGCGAGATCTTCGTGGAGCTGCAGGGGTTTTTGGCTGCCGAGCAGGATATCCGAGAG GAAATCCGAAAAGTTGTACAGAGTTTAGAACAAACAGCTCGTGAGATTTTAACTCTACTGCAAGGAGTCCATCAGGGTGCTGGGTTTCAGGACA TTCCAAAGAGGTGTTTGAAAGCTCGAGAACATTTTGGTACAGTAAAAACGCATCTAACATCTTTGAAGACCAAGTTCCCTGCTGAACAGTATTACAG ATTTCATGAACACTGGAGGTTTGTGTTGCAGCGCTTGGTCTTCTTGGCAGCATTTGTTGTGTATTTGGAAACAGAAACACTAGTGACTCGAGAAGCAGTTACAGAAATTCTTGGCA TTGAGCCAGATCGGGAGAAAGGATTTCATTTGGATGTAGAAGATTACCTCTCAGGAGTTCTAATTCTTGCTAGTGAACTG TCGAGGCTATCCGTTAACAGTGTGACTGCTGGAGACTACTCTCGGCCTCTCCACATCTCCACCTTCATCAATGAGCTGGATTCCGGTTTCCGCCTTCTCAACCTGAAAAATGACTCCCTCAGGAAGCGCTATGACGGATTGAAGTATGACGTGAAGAAAGTAGAAGAGGTGGTCTATGATCTCTCCATTCGGGGCTTCAATAAGGAGACGGCAGCGGCTTGCGTTGAAAAATAG
- the LOC128590265 gene encoding phorbol-12-myristate-13-acetate-induced protein 1-like → MAGKKARRNAPPSPARTELEEECAAQLGRLGDKLNFRQKLLNLITKLFFSGT, encoded by the coding sequence ATGGCCGGGAAGAAGGCGCGGAGGAACGCGCCACCGAGCCCCGCGCGGACTGAGCTGGAAGAGGAGTGCGCAGCTCAGCTCGGGAGACTGGGAGACAAACTGAATTTCCGGCAGAAACTTCTGAATCTGATAACCAAACTCTTCTTCTCAGGAACctga